A genome region from Deltaproteobacteria bacterium includes the following:
- the dnaN gene encoding DNA polymerase III subunit beta, giving the protein MELTIQKQSLLEVLQTAQGIVEKRSSMPILSNILIETREEDVQIVATDLQVGIRLKCPAKIIQPGGISILARKFYEIVRELPDEEIYLKLKENNRLLISSKGAQFNIVGLPALDYPPLPDAEIIKSIALDGAVIRDMIQKTIISVSLDEGRYNLSGIYFEYLTKDENTLLRMVSTDGHRLTIMEKPTETLEEGLFSKGVLLPRKAVTELLKILEKPGPIQIGFKDNYGVFQKEDTLMIMRLLESNFPDYNLVLPKKKDKSINILKNDLIDTMKRMAILSTDKYKGVKFSLTEGNLEIQSVNPDLGDAKESLSLDYKEGNLEIGFNARFFIDALQVMESETIVLDLSDSVSPAILSGLKDPGFMALIMPMKLTEESGEIQ; this is encoded by the coding sequence ATGGAATTGACGATTCAAAAACAGTCCCTCTTGGAGGTATTACAAACAGCTCAAGGGATAGTGGAAAAAAGAAGTTCCATGCCCATTCTCTCCAATATTTTAATTGAAACCCGGGAAGAAGACGTTCAGATAGTGGCCACCGACTTGCAGGTGGGTATACGGTTAAAATGCCCGGCCAAAATAATACAGCCCGGAGGAATTTCTATTCTGGCCAGAAAATTTTATGAAATTGTAAGGGAACTCCCGGATGAGGAAATTTATTTAAAACTTAAAGAAAACAATAGATTATTAATATCAAGCAAAGGCGCCCAATTTAATATTGTCGGCTTGCCGGCCTTAGATTATCCCCCTTTGCCCGATGCCGAAATCATAAAGAGCATTGCTTTGGATGGAGCGGTCATTCGGGATATGATTCAGAAGACTATTATTTCAGTCTCTTTGGATGAAGGACGCTATAATTTATCCGGCATCTATTTTGAATATTTAACAAAAGATGAGAATACGCTTCTCCGGATGGTCTCTACCGATGGACATCGGTTAACGATTATGGAAAAACCTACCGAAACCTTAGAAGAAGGTCTGTTTTCCAAAGGGGTCCTGCTTCCCAGGAAAGCGGTAACCGAATTATTAAAGATTTTGGAAAAACCAGGACCGATCCAAATAGGATTTAAGGATAATTACGGGGTTTTTCAAAAAGAAGATACGTTAATGATTATGCGCTTACTGGAAAGTAATTTTCCAGATTATAATCTGGTGTTGCCTAAAAAAAAGGATAAATCGATTAATATTTTAAAAAACGATCTGATCGATACCATGAAAAGAATGGCCATTTTATCAACGGATAAATATAAGGGGGTCAAATTTTCCCTGACGGAAGGCAACTTAGAAATTCAGTCGGTTAATCCGGATCTTGGTGATGCCAAAGAAAGTTTATCTCTGGATTATAAAGAAGGTAACTTAGAAATAGGCTTCAATGCCCGGTTCTTTATTGATGCCCTGCAGGTCATGGAAAGCGAAACCATTGTTCTGGATTTGAGTGATTCGGTGAGTCCGGCTATTTTGAGCGGTCTTAAAGACCCGGGATTTATGGCATTGATTATGCCGATGAAGCTTACGGAAGAATCAGGGGAAATTCAGTAA
- the gyrB gene encoding DNA topoisomerase (ATP-hydrolyzing) subunit B yields MTTYGADQIKVLEGLAPVRERPSMYIGNTSTEGLHQLVYEVVDNSIDEALAGFCNHIGVVIHSDESVSVDDNGRGIPVDMHKTELKPALEVVMTKLHAGGKFDNETYKVSGGLHGVGVSVVNALSEYLEVEVRKNGNVYYQKYEQGNPVTPMEVIGTTKRTGTKVQFKPDGSIFETTIFSYDILSQRLRELSFLNKGVRITIEDERTTKKNEFFYMGGINSFVEYLNRNREVVHPKPIYVSGQRGDVIVEVAFQYNDTYQEKIFSYANTINTRDGGSHLSGFKTALTRSLNQYATKENLPKNLREKVSGDDVREGMTAIISVKLPNPQFEGQTKTKLGNSEVKGLVDTLVYEELNAFLEENPAVAKNILIKVTEAARAREAARKAKELTRRKGALVETSLPGKLADCQERDPRYCELYLVEGDSAGGSAKQGRDRKFQAILPLKGKILNVEKARFDKMIENNEIRTLITALGAGVGGEDYQPEQLRYHKIIIMTDADVDGAHIRTLLLTFFYRRFQQLIEKGFLYIAQPPLYRVASGKEETYIKDDDAFQKFLGKRGIHKKKLFWKEKEKSLEGEALIQFLEKINHYLRSLEKLEMKGFDAPVLEILADPERPESLTKERLKDPGYMKVLKNKLESQGVPTGEMVFDEEHQAYSLPILDQAGGKERYTLDWNLQSLADFQNLRRFKKELPWLQAFPLLVVNDQQPQQIKTPKELLEFFLDEGKKGLNIQRYKGLGEMNPQQLWQTTMNPENRTLLQIKVEDMVAAEEMFTILMGDKVEPRRDFIYQHALEVRELDI; encoded by the coding sequence ATGACTACTTATGGAGCGGATCAAATCAAAGTCCTGGAAGGGCTGGCCCCTGTTCGGGAAAGACCTTCCATGTATATCGGCAACACCTCGACGGAAGGGCTGCATCAATTGGTCTATGAAGTAGTAGACAACAGCATCGATGAGGCCCTGGCCGGTTTTTGTAACCACATAGGTGTGGTCATCCATTCCGACGAAAGTGTTTCCGTCGATGATAACGGCCGGGGCATACCGGTGGATATGCACAAGACGGAACTAAAGCCGGCCCTGGAAGTGGTCATGACCAAACTCCACGCCGGGGGAAAATTCGATAACGAGACCTATAAGGTCTCCGGAGGACTGCACGGCGTGGGAGTTTCTGTGGTCAATGCCCTTTCGGAATATTTGGAAGTGGAAGTCCGGAAAAACGGGAACGTCTATTATCAAAAATATGAACAGGGCAATCCGGTGACCCCCATGGAAGTCATCGGGACCACCAAAAGGACCGGGACCAAGGTCCAGTTTAAACCCGACGGCTCGATCTTTGAAACCACGATTTTCAGTTATGATATTTTATCCCAGCGGTTGAGGGAGCTTTCCTTTTTAAACAAAGGGGTGCGTATTACCATCGAAGATGAGCGGACGACCAAAAAAAATGAATTCTTTTATATGGGAGGCATCAATTCTTTTGTCGAATATTTAAATCGAAACAGAGAAGTGGTTCACCCCAAGCCGATCTATGTTTCCGGACAGCGGGGGGACGTCATTGTCGAGGTGGCCTTTCAATATAATGACACCTACCAGGAAAAGATTTTTTCTTATGCCAATACCATCAATACCCGGGACGGCGGGTCTCACCTAAGCGGCTTTAAGACGGCCTTGACCCGCAGCCTGAACCAATACGCCACCAAGGAAAACCTTCCCAAAAACCTGCGGGAGAAGGTCAGCGGAGATGATGTCCGGGAGGGTATGACCGCCATCATCAGCGTCAAATTGCCCAACCCCCAGTTTGAAGGACAGACCAAGACCAAGCTGGGAAACAGCGAGGTCAAAGGGCTGGTGGACACGCTGGTGTATGAAGAGTTGAACGCCTTCCTGGAAGAAAACCCGGCGGTGGCCAAAAATATTTTGATCAAGGTAACCGAAGCGGCCCGGGCCCGGGAAGCGGCCCGCAAGGCCAAGGAACTGACCCGAAGGAAAGGGGCCTTGGTGGAAACCTCCCTGCCGGGGAAGTTGGCCGATTGCCAGGAGCGGGACCCCAGATATTGTGAGCTTTATCTTGTGGAAGGGGATTCGGCCGGCGGCTCGGCCAAGCAGGGAAGGGATCGAAAATTTCAGGCCATCCTGCCCTTAAAAGGAAAAATTCTCAATGTGGAGAAGGCTCGTTTCGATAAAATGATCGAGAATAACGAGATCCGGACCCTCATCACGGCCCTGGGTGCGGGGGTGGGCGGAGAAGACTATCAGCCCGAACAATTACGCTATCATAAAATCATTATCATGACTGATGCCGACGTGGACGGGGCCCACATTCGCACCCTGTTGTTGACTTTTTTCTACCGGCGGTTTCAACAACTGATAGAAAAAGGGTTTTTATATATCGCCCAGCCTCCGCTCTACCGGGTGGCCTCGGGCAAGGAAGAAACCTACATCAAAGACGACGACGCCTTTCAAAAATTCTTGGGAAAAAGGGGTATCCACAAAAAGAAGCTTTTTTGGAAGGAAAAGGAAAAATCTCTGGAAGGGGAGGCCCTGATACAGTTTTTGGAAAAGATCAATCACTACCTGCGTTCCCTGGAAAAATTGGAGATGAAAGGCTTTGACGCCCCGGTGCTCGAGATCCTGGCCGATCCGGAAAGGCCGGAGTCCCTGACCAAAGAACGCCTGAAAGATCCCGGGTATATGAAGGTCCTGAAAAACAAATTAGAGAGCCAGGGGGTCCCGACCGGTGAGATGGTTTTTGACGAAGAACATCAGGCCTATTCCCTGCCGATTTTGGACCAGGCCGGCGGAAAGGAACGTTACACCCTGGATTGGAACCTCCAGTCCCTGGCTGACTTCCAAAACCTGCGCCGCTTTAAAAAAGAACTGCCCTGGCTGCAGGCCTTTCCCCTTTTGGTGGTCAATGATCAGCAGCCCCAGCAGATAAAAACCCCCAAGGAATTGCTGGAGTTCTTTTTGGACGAAGGCAAAAAAGGTTTGAACATCCAGCGCTATAAGGGTCTCGGGGAGATGAACCCTCAGCAGCTCTGGCAAACTACCATGAATCCCGAAAACCG